The region GTAAATGGGCTTTATTTCACTTAAAGTTACCGATATAAATCGGCCGACTGCGGATGCCGTGTCGATCAGTTTCAAGATCCCATTATTCAGAAAGCGAGAGTTCTGTTACAAGGCGGGTCAATACTTGACCATTAGGGCAGTGATCGACGGAGTAGAAGTGCGCAGGAACTATTCGTTCAGCAGTGCTCCTCACGAGAAAAAATGGACCATAACGGTAAAAGAAATGCCCGGCGGGACAATGTCGCGTTATTTGAATAACGAGATAGCGGTAGGAGACACGCTGGATGTTCATCCGCCCGAAGGGCGATTTACCCTTGAAACGAATCCGAGCCTAGCTCGGAAAGTCGTATTGGTCGCGGCGGGGAGTGGTATAACGCCGTTGATTTCGCACTTGAAGACCTTGTTGAAGGAGGAGTCCAATTCGGAGGTGATGCTGCTTTATGGAAACCGGAGCGTTTCCGACATAATCTTCAAGGACGAGTTGGATGAGCTTGAGGCAAGTCACGAACAATTAAAAGTGATCCATTTTATCTCGCGTGAGAATGAGCCAAAGGGCTGCCGCTATTGGGAGTTGGGTCGTATTACCCGAGACAATTTGTACGATGTGGTGAAAAAATACCTCGGCTACCCGGGGCATCCGGTAGTTCCTGTATACATGCTTTGTGGGCCGGGGGAAATGATTGAAGATCTGCAGGAGTATTTGTACGAGATCTTGGTTCCTAGGTTGAATGTACATACCGAATTCTTTACAACGGCAAAGGACACTGATAATGCCGGAGCGTCGAGTATCGGAGTTGATTGTAATGCGACCGTGATCTTGAATGGGGAGGAGTACGAGGTTGAGATTCCGGCCGGAACCTCGATCCTGGATGCGGTAACCGAGGCGGGGTTAGATGCACCGTATAGCTGCACCAGTGGTATTTGTGCAACGTGCATCGCGCGACAGTCGGAGGGAGAGTTCGACACTTCGAAGAACATTTCACTCGGACCCAGCGATTTTGAAGAAGGGTTTATCCTGACTTGTAGCACAACCTGTTTGAGCGAGACCGCACGCATCGATTACGATGACGCTTAATGGAGTTCTTAGTTCTTAGTTTTGAGTTCTTAGTTTTATGACCGTCCCTGATATAGGTTGACCAAAAATCAACATGTATCGTGAAAGCGAATTTAAGGAAGATCAAAAAAGGGACGTGTTTACAGTGAGTCATTCAAGAAGGCCATTGTATCCGACTTTGAAAAAGGTAAACATAGCGTTTACG is a window of Flavobacteriales bacterium DNA encoding:
- a CDS encoding ferredoxin--NADP reductase, coding for MGFISLKVTDINRPTADAVSISFKIPLFRKREFCYKAGQYLTIRAVIDGVEVRRNYSFSSAPHEKKWTITVKEMPGGTMSRYLNNEIAVGDTLDVHPPEGRFTLETNPSLARKVVLVAAGSGITPLISHLKTLLKEESNSEVMLLYGNRSVSDIIFKDELDELEASHEQLKVIHFISRENEPKGCRYWELGRITRDNLYDVVKKYLGYPGHPVVPVYMLCGPGEMIEDLQEYLYEILVPRLNVHTEFFTTAKDTDNAGASSIGVDCNATVILNGEEYEVEIPAGTSILDAVTEAGLDAPYSCTSGICATCIARQSEGEFDTSKNISLGPSDFEEGFILTCSTTCLSETARIDYDDA